The following is a genomic window from Phaseolus vulgaris cultivar G19833 chromosome 6, P. vulgaris v2.0, whole genome shotgun sequence.
TGAAGCTTCGGTATCACTCTATACTCATCTCTGACAAACATCTGGATCATTCCAAGTGTTCCAATCTCacctttttttattcttttcaatttaaatttaaaatcaaatatgtataatgttattattattatcattgaaTGGTCAAGATCTCATTCATCATGACTCACTCTAGAGTCACTGTAGAGGCCATGCATTTGCCTCTCCTCATATTGCCACATTTATTCACCAACTTCAAACCTTAGCAAATGGTTTCTCTCTCACTAATAATACAAACACTTGTCACAATACTTACATAGTTGTGTTATTCTatcactatattttttttatcataaaaaatataataaatgtgaCCTATTTTAAAAATGGTTCAACTCTcttacaaaacaaaagaaaatacatCTCAAAAAAGTTTAAGTGTCTATCGTGTCACAACTAGTTAAAAAACGACTTAAAATTCAAAGATCAATATCTTTACTCTATCAGCAACTATTAATTGATTACATATATATTAAGAGTTTTagacaataataaaaaaatagaaattcgCTAAAAATAAACTCGCTAAAAACACTTTAACGAATTTCAAGACCAAACATTAACATGTAACTCCAAACTCCTCCGTTGATGTGGTGGATCACTATTCATTACTTATAGCAACATAACATTTCCATGCATCAAACAACTTCAAGCTACTGAGTGTTTTTCATTTCAAGATCTCTCTTCCCCAGCAGCACAGTATTAGCTAGCTAGGGTTTGAGATTCAAGATTTAGGGTTCAAGTTTCTACTGTGGTGGTTGAGTTTGAGAAAAATGTTATCAGGGTTGGATTTGGAGTACTGGTTAGTGAACCATCCAACCATAAGAAACTTCTCATGGAGGCCAGGGAAAACCCTAGGTTCCTCACCACACTTCCTCTTCTTCACCATTCTCTCTTACCTTTTCTCCACCTTCATTCTCCCCCACAGGATCATATCCTCATCCATATCTCCACAATTGATCAAAACCATCTCAGCCATCCACAAcatcttcctcctcctcctctccTTCATCATGGCCCTTGGCTGCCTCCTCTCCACCTTCCACCATGCACCTCACCTCCACTGGATCATCTGCTTCCCTCCCCACACCAAGCCCACTGGGCCTCTCTTCTTCTGGGCCTACATCTTCTACCTCTCCAAGATCCTCGAGTTCGCCGACACCCTCCTCATCATCCTCACCAACTCCGTCCAACGCCTCACCTTCCTCCACGTCTACCACCACTCCACCGTCGTCATCATGTGCTACATCTGGCTCCAAACCTCCCAGACCCTCTTCCCCGCCGTCCTCGTCACCAACGCCTCCGTGCATGTGCTAATGTACGCCTACTACTTATCCTGCGCACTCGGGGTGCGTCCCAGGTGGAAGAAGCTCGTCACCAACGTTCAGATCTTGCAGTTCTACTCGAGCTTCGTCGTTTTGGGTGTCATGCT
Proteins encoded in this region:
- the LOC137832866 gene encoding fatty acid elongase 3-like, whose translation is MLSGLDLEYWLVNHPTIRNFSWRPGKTLGSSPHFLFFTILSYLFSTFILPHRIISSSISPQLIKTISAIHNIFLLLLSFIMALGCLLSTFHHAPHLHWIICFPPHTKPTGPLFFWAYIFYLSKILEFADTLLIILTNSVQRLTFLHVYHHSTVVIMCYIWLQTSQTLFPAVLVTNASVHVLMYAYYLSCALGVRPRWKKLVTNVQILQFYSSFVVLGVMLYYHFTGSGCSGVWGWTFNVAFYLSLLLLFLDFHKKSYGASSINKNKLAVKSSKPFFSLQENH